One window of the Desulfitobacterium chlororespirans DSM 11544 genome contains the following:
- a CDS encoding aminotransferase class I/II-fold pyridoxal phosphate-dependent enzyme yields the protein MNQYLSPIAANLPPSGIRKFFDLVSTMKNVISLGVGEPDFVTPWTVRESGIFSLEQGQTMYTSNSGLLELRQALSWNMEKKLGLEYNPNDEILITVGASEAVDLAMRALLGPGDALLLTDPAYVSYGPCATLAGAEVHYVPTREEEDFRVRVEDLERVYTPNAKVLVLSYPNNPTGAIMTWEDYQPIAKFVQDHDLIVVADEIYSDLSYGGSHTAFASLPNMRNRTLHISGFSKSYAMTGWRIGYVAGHHDFIQAMTRIHQYTMLCAPITAQLAALEAVRSAEQAMQDMVATYDRRRRLMVHGFRKMGLSCFEPLGAFYTFPSIKATGLTSEEFANELLREEKVAVVPGTAFGPSGEGHIRCSYAYSTEQIQEALTRMERFVSKRIR from the coding sequence CGATCGCGGCCAATTTACCGCCCTCAGGGATCCGCAAATTCTTTGATCTGGTCTCAACAATGAAAAATGTGATCTCTCTTGGTGTCGGCGAACCGGATTTTGTCACGCCATGGACCGTGAGAGAGAGCGGCATCTTTTCCCTTGAGCAAGGACAAACCATGTATACCAGCAACTCAGGACTTCTGGAGCTGCGGCAGGCCCTCTCCTGGAATATGGAGAAAAAGCTGGGCCTGGAATACAATCCTAATGATGAAATCCTGATCACCGTAGGCGCCAGCGAAGCCGTCGATCTGGCGATGCGCGCCCTGCTCGGCCCGGGAGACGCCCTCTTGCTTACAGACCCTGCCTATGTCTCTTACGGCCCTTGTGCAACCCTGGCCGGTGCGGAAGTTCATTATGTTCCCACCCGGGAAGAAGAAGATTTCCGGGTGCGGGTAGAGGATCTGGAGCGGGTCTATACCCCCAACGCCAAGGTTCTGGTGCTCTCCTATCCTAATAACCCTACCGGAGCCATCATGACCTGGGAAGACTACCAACCCATTGCCAAGTTCGTCCAGGATCATGATTTGATCGTTGTGGCTGACGAGATCTATTCGGATTTGAGCTACGGCGGCAGCCATACAGCCTTCGCCAGCTTGCCCAATATGAGAAACCGCACCTTGCATATCAGCGGTTTTTCCAAATCTTATGCCATGACCGGCTGGAGAATCGGCTATGTGGCCGGACACCATGACTTTATCCAGGCCATGACCCGGATTCACCAATATACAATGCTCTGTGCTCCCATCACCGCCCAACTGGCCGCTTTAGAAGCGGTCCGCTCCGCCGAACAGGCCATGCAGGATATGGTGGCAACCTATGATCGCCGCCGCCGACTGATGGTTCATGGCTTCCGCAAAATGGGCTTATCCTGTTTCGAGCCACTGGGCGCCTTCTATACCTTCCCCAGCATCAAAGCTACTGGGTTGACCTCGGAGGAATTTGCCAATGAGCTTCTGCGGGAAGAAAAAGTAGCCGTGGTTCCCGGTACAGCTTTCGGCCCCTCGGGAGAAGGACATATCCGCTGCTCCTATGCTTATTCCACGGAACAGATTCAAGAGGCCTTAACCCGGATGGAGCGCTTCGTCAGCAAGCGCATCAGGTAA